The Streptomyces sp. NBC_01298 genome contains the following window.
AGCGCGGCCGAACTCCAGGCGTGCCCGTACGAGGGCTTCGCGCCTTCGCCGCCCGAGCCGCCCCGGGTGAGCGGCACGGCCTGGAAGGTGAGTTCGGGCACGGCCCGCTCGACTCCGGGCACCGCGCGGACGGTGTCCACGGTGGCGGCCGGCAGCCAGGCCCGTTCGGCGACGGGCTTGGCCTTGTGCTTCCTTTTCGTCTTGCCCTTCTTCTCCTTGACCGTCGTCGCGTGGACGTTCTGGTCGGCGGAGACGACCACCGGGGCGCCCGCGTAGCGCTCGGTGGCGATCGTGCCGCGCAGGCCCGTCTCCAGGAGAGTTCCGCAGGCGGTCACGAGGGCCGCCGCGCACAGCAGGGCGAGGAAGGCGCCGAGGAAACCGGCTTTGCGGTCCCTGACGGTCTGGAGTGCGTAGCGCAGCATCATGGGGAAAACTCTGCCGCCGGGGCCGCCTCGGGACATTGGAGCGCCCCGGCGTCCCCGGCCGGGGGCTAACCCCACCTACGCCCTACCCACATGCCCGGCCCCCTGCCCCCGGAGCCCGCGGGTCACCTCGTCACACCATCAGCCCCTTAGCCCCTTGGCCCCTTGGCCCCTTGGCCCCTTGGCCCCTTGGCCCCTTGGCCCCCTAGACCATCAGACCGTCGGGGTCCTCGCCCTCCGCCTCCAGTGCGCGGCGGACCACCCGCAGGGCCATGCCCTCGGGGTACCCCTTGCGGGCGAGCATTCCGGCGAGGCGCCGGATCCGCTTGTCCCGCTCCAGGCCCCGGGTCGCGCGGAGCTTGCGCTCCACGAGCTCCCGGGCGGTCTCCTCCTCCTGGTCGGAGTCGAGCTGTTCCAGGGCCTCCTGCACGAGGGTGGGTGCCACCCCCTTGGTACGGAGCTCCTGCGCGAGCGCCCGGCGGGCCAGCCCCCGCCCCCGGTGCCGGGACTCGACCCAGGCCCCGGCGAAGGCGGCGTCGTCGATCAGGCCCACCTCCTCGAACCGGGAGAGGACCTGCTCGGACACCTCCTCGGGGATGTCCCGCTTGGCCAGGGCGTCCGCGAGCTGCCGCCGGGTGCGCGGCATCCCCGTGAGCAGGCGCAGACAGATCGCCCGCGCCTGCTCCTCGGGACTCTGGGGCGGCAGTTCCGGGCGGGCCTCCCGGCCCTCCCGCCCCTCCCGGTCCCCCCAGCCCTCCGAGCGGCGGCCTCCCCGGCCGCCGCCCTCGCGGCGGCCCCGGCGACTGCCCTCGCGGCGGTCCTCAGCCCCGTCCGCGCCGTCCGCGCCGCCGCTTTGCTGCTCCCACACGGGTCAGCTCTTGGCGACGGCGGCCTTGACCGCGGTCTTGGCCTTCGACGCGGGAGCGGGCACGGCCGCGGTCTCGGCGGACGCGTCCGCGCCGGCCTCGGCAGCGGCGGCCGTCGCAGCGGCGTCCTTGCGGATGCCGACGCCCAGCTTCTCCTTGATCTTCCGCTCGATCTCGTCGGACAGGGCGGGGTTGTCGCAGAGGAACTTCCGCGCGTTCTCCTTGCCCTGGCCGAGCTGGTCGCCCTCGTACGTGTACCAGGCACCGGCCTTGCGGACGAAGCCGTGCTCCACGCCCATGTCGATCAGGCCGCCCTCGCGGCTGATGCCGTGGCCGTAGAGGATGTCGAACTCGGCCTGCTTGAAGGGCGGCGCGACCTTGTTCTTGACGACCTTGACGCGGGTGCGGTTTCCGACCGCGTCCGTGCCGTCCTTGAGGGTCTCGATGCGCCGGATGTCGAGGCGCACGGAGGCGTAGAACTTCAGCGCGCGGCCACCGGTGGTGGTCTCCGGCGAGCCGAACATCACACCGATCTTCTCGCGGAGCTGGTTGATGAAGATCGCGGTGGTCTTGGACTGGTTGAGCGCACCGGTGATCTTCCGGAGGGCCTGGCTCATCAGACGGGCCTGGAGACCCACGTGCGAGTCACCCATCTCGCCCTCGATCTCCGCGCGCGGCACGAGCGCCGCGACGGAGTCGATGACGATGAGGTCCAGCGCACCGGAGCGGACCAGCATGTCCACGATCTCCAGCGCCTGCTCGCCGGTGTCCGGCTGGGACAGGATGAGGTTGTCGGTGTCGACGCCGAGGGCCTTGGCGTACTCGGGGTCGAGCGCGTGCTCGGCGTCCACGAAGGCCACGGTGCCGCCGGCCTTCTGCGCGTTGGCCACGGCATGCAGGGTCAGGGTGGTCTTACCGGAGGACTCCGGCCCGTACACCTCGATCACACGGCCGCGCGGCAGTCCACCGACGCCGAGCGCGATGTCCAGCGCGGTCGATCCGGTGGGGATGACCTCGATGGGGTCGTTCGGCTTGTCGCCGAGACGCATCACGGCACCCTTGCCGAACTGCCGTTCAATCTGTGCGAGCGCGGCTTCGAGAGCCTTCTCGCGGTCGTTGCCTGCTGCCATGGGTTCCACCCGATTTGCTTGAGTCGATCGCTTCACGCCATTGACGCTAACGCCTGCCACTGACAACGCGGTCCCACGTCCGTTTTGACTGTGGATAACCCATGAGAATGCGTGTTCGATTTCCCTGTCAAGCGCGCCACGCCGGACCCGCGCGCCCCACCGGCGGCTGGCATGATCCACTCTCATGACGGACGACACCTCCAGCATGTTCCCCGCCGGCCGCACCGCGCTCATCGTGCGGATGCCCGAGGCGGAACCCGTCGTACGGGACTGGCAGGAGCGGATCGACCCCGCGACCCGGGCCGGGGCCGGGGTCCCGGCGCACGTGAGCGTGCTCTACCCGTTCCTCCAGGAGCACCTGATCGACGCCTCGATCCTCGCCGGGATCGCCGCGACCCTGAGCCCCCACCACGCCTTCGACCTGCGCTTCGAGCGGACCGGCCGGTTCCCGGGGATGCTCTACCTCGCCCCGGAGCCGGACGCCCCGCTGCGCCGCCTGACCCGCGCGATCACCGGGCGCTGGCCGGACGTGCGGCCCTACGGCGGCCGCTACCCGGACCCGGTCCCGCACCTCACGGTGGCCCAGCGCGCCCCCGAGGCCGACCTGGACGCCGCAGAGGCGGACCTGAACGGCCGGCTGCCCCTCACCGCCCGCGCCCGTGCCGTCGACCTGGTGGCCTACGACGGGACGGCCTGGCGCGAGCGCGCGAGCTTCACGCTGCGGGAACCGGGAAAGTGACAACCCAAGGTTGACACCCCTTCGACTGTCAACCTAGGGTTGCCTCTATGACGAACCCTTCGGTGGAACCCGTTCGCATGACCAATCCGGTACGCCTCGACGACCTCATCGAGGCCATCAAGAAGGTCCACACCGACACCCTGGAGCAGCTCAGCGGCGCGGTCGTCGCCGCCGAGTCCCTCGGGGACGTCGCCGACCACCTCATCGGCCACTTCGTCGACCAGGCCCGCCGCTCCGGCGCCTCCTGGACCGACATCGGCCGCAGCATGGGCGTCACCCGCCAGGCCGCCCAGAAGCGCTTCGTCCCCAAGGCCGACAAGGCCGGGGAGGGCGCCGAAGCCGACGCCGCACAGGGCTTCGGCCGGTTCACGCCGCGCGCCCGCAACGTCGTCGTCACCGCCCAGAACGAGGCCCGCGCGGCCGGCAACGCCGAGATCGGCGCCGCGCACCTGATCCTCGGGCTGCTCGCCGACACCGAGTCCCTCGCCTCGCTCGTCCTGCGGGGACAGGGGGTCGCCCTGGAGGACGTGCGCGCCGCCGCGACCGCCTCCCTGCCGGCCGCCGCCGGGGAGATGCCCGCGCTCGTGCCCTTCGACGCCACCGCCAAGAAGGCCCTCGAGCTCACCTTCCGCGAATCGCTGCGCCTGGGCCACGCCTACGTCGGCACCGAGCACATCCTGCTCGCGCTCCTCGAACTCGAGGACGGCGAAGGCGTGCTGTCCTCCCTCGGCGTCGACAAGGCCGCCACCGAGGCGGCCGTCACCGACGCCCTGGAATCCGTACTCGGCGACGCCGGGGCGCAGTAACGCCCGTACCGCTCTCCCCGGGGGCGGCCTCCCCCGTCACCGCGTACCGCTTCACGTACGCGCCGAGGAAGGCCTGCATCGTGGCGACGGCCGGGATCGCGATGAGCGCCCCGACCGCGCCCAGCAGGGCGGTGCCGGCGATGACCGATCCGAAGGCCACCGCCGGGTGGATGTCGACCGTCTTCGAGGTGAGCTTCGGCTGGAGCACGTAGTTCTCGAACTGCTGGTATACCACCACGAATCCGAGGACGTACAGCGCGTACCAGGGGTTGACCGTGAAGGCGAGCAGCATCGGCAGCGCACCCGCCAGGTAGGTGCCGATGGTGGGGATGAACTGCGAGACCAGCCCCACCCACACCGCGAGCGCGGGCGCGTACGGCACGCCCAGCACCGCGAAGACGATGTAGTGCGCGATCCCGGAGATCAGCGCCATCAGCCCGCGCGAGTAGAGGTATCCGCCCGTCTTCGTGACGGCGATCTCCCACGCGCGCAGCACCTCCGCCTGCTTCCTGGGAGGCAGTACGGAGCACAGCGCGCGGCGCAGTCGCGGCCCGTCGGCGGCGAAGTAGAAGGAGAACAGGCCGATCGTCAGCAGCTTGAACAGCCCGCCGAGCACGGTGGCGGACACGTCGAGCACGCCGCTCGCGCTGTTCTGCACGTACTTCTGCAGCCAGTCCGAGTGCAGCAGGCTGTCCTGGATGTCCAGCCGGGACAGGTCCGTGTGGAAGGTGTCGTTGATCGAGCCGATCAGCGAGTCGAGATAGCCGGGGAAGCCTTCCACCAGGTCGACGATCTGCGCGGCGAGGACCGAGCCGAGCAGGACGACGAAACCGGCGGCGCCGACGAACACCCCGAGGAACACCAGGAAGGTGGCGAGCCCGCGGCGCACGCCGCGGGCCGCCATCCGGGCCACGGCCGGTTCGATCGCGAGCGCGAGGAAGAACGCGATCAGGATGTTGACGAGCAGCCCGATGAGCTGGTGGAAGGCCCAGCTGCCGAGCTGGAAGCAGGCCACCAGGGCCAGTACGAGGACCACCGCGCGCGGCAGCCAGCGCGGCATCCGGGCATCCGGCGGAGCCGGTTCACCGGTGCCGCCCGACCCATCGGGCCCTCCCCCTACGGGGCCTGCGGCCGAGGGGTCCGCCGCGGCCGCCGGGCCCGTCGGCGGCGCGCTCCGGGGGGCTTCGGGCCGGTCGGTCGTCTCATCACTGGCTGCCACGCCGACCAGTCTGTCCCACCGGCGCCGCGAACCACGAAGCGTTCGCCGCGGCCCTGCCCGGGAGAGGCGGTCCGGGAGCCGCAGCGACCCGCGCGACGGCCGGTGTGCGGGCCTGCCGGGCGCGCCGCGCTAGCGCAGCGAGGCGGGCACGTCCACCGCCGAACACACGGCGCGCCACACGTCCTTGGCCTCCCAGCCCGCGTCCAGCGCCTCGTGGACCGTGCGTCCCCCGAGCTCCGTCATGACGTGGTCCCGCGCGAAGGAGTCCGCGTAGCCCGCGCCGAAGTGCTCGGCCATCCGCTCCCAGAAAATCGTCAACCGCATGCCTCCAGTATCCCGCCCCGGAGAGTGCACCCTCCCCGTTCGGGCCACCTCCGCGCGGCCCGGGCCCCTACGGTTCCTGGCATGCCTGGAGACGAAGCCCGCGCCCCGGCGGCGACCACAGCGACGACGGTGACCACGGCGACGGCGACGAGCGCGCTCGCCCGTGCCGAGCGGTTCATCTGGCTCACGGCCCGCGTGCTGGAGCAGCGGCGGTTCGCGTTCCACTTCCTCGGCGCGGACGCCGACCCGGTGGACACCGCCCTCGGCGCCTATCTGGGCGGTGACGGCGGCTACGGCCACGCCCTCGACCCGGATCTGCGCGGTCCGCTGAGCCACCCGCTGCACACCGCCCACGCCCTGCGCGTCCTGGACGGCCTGGGCCGCTGCGCCGGACAGCGCATCGAGCGGCTCTGCGCCCACCTGACCCGGGTCTCCACCCCGGACGGGGCGCTCCCGGCGACCGCCCCGGGCTCCGGCGGCTACCCGGCGGCCCCCTACCACCCGCTGCACGACGATCCGCCGGGCGACCTGCTGGCCACCGGCCCGGTCGTCGGGATCCTGCACCGCAACCGGGTGTGGCACGCGTGGCTGTTCCGTGCGACGGACTTCTGCTGGGACCGGGTGGAGAACCTGCGCCACTGGCACCCGTACGAGGTCCGCGGCGCGGTGGCCTTCCTGGACGGGGTCCCCGACCGGGCCCGGGCCGCGGCGGCCGCCGACCGGCTGGGCCGCCTCGTCCGCGAGCAGCGGCTCGTCGTACTGGACCGCGCGCCGGACCCGGCGGCGGACCCCGTACCGCGCGAGCACCTGTACCCGTACGACTTCGCCCGCCGCCCGGAGTCCCTCGCCCGCGGCTGGTTCACGGACGCGGAGCTGTACGGCTCGCTGCGCTTCCTGGCCGGCCTGCAGCAGCCGGACGGCGGCTGGCCGGCGGGCCGCGGGGCCTGGGCGCCGGGCAGCTCGCTGGAGCGGCGCCCGATCGCGACGCTGGAGGCGCTGCTGACCCTGCGCGCGTACGGCCGCCTCGCCGGCGCCATCGGCGGCGTGCCTAGCCTCCCAGGGCCCGCAGCCCCGCGGTGACGGCCACGGCCGCCGCGACCACGACGAGGAACGGGGCCCGCAGCAGCAGCGCGACCGCGGCGGCCGCGAGCCCGGCGGCGCGGGCGTCCAGCACGAGCTCCTGCCCGGTGGCGAAGGTCTGCTGCGCGGTGAGCGCGGCGAGCAGCGCGACCGGCAGGAGGGCGGCGAGCTTGCGCACCGCGGGCCGCTCCAGGGCGCCGGCGGGGACGAGCAGTCCGGCGAGCTTCACGGCGTAGCAGCCGAGGACGGTGAGCCCGATGGCGATCCAGACGTTCACGAGCGGCGTCCCTTCATCCACAGCACGATCGGCGCGGCCAGCGCCGCGATCAGCACGGGCACCCCGGCGGGCAGTACGGGCAGCAGGCCCAGCCCCAGGACGAGGGCGAGCGCGGCGACGGCCCGCTCGGTGCCGGTCTTCAGCATCGGCGCGAGCAGCGCCAGGAACACGGCGGGCCCGGCGGCGTCCAGCCCCCACGCGCGGGTGTCCCCGATGGCCTCTGCGCCGAGCGCGCCGAGCAGGGTGGTGAGGTTCCACAGGACGTAGAGGCTCAGCCCGGTCACGGTGAAGCCGAGCCGCGCGGACTTGCGGTCGGGCTGGGCCAGGGCCACCGCGGTGGTCTCGTCGATCACCCAGTGCGCGGCGAACGGGCGTACGCCCTTGGGGAGCGCGAGCAACTGGGACAGCCGCAGCCCGTAGAAGGCGTTGCGGGTCCCGAGGAAGAAGGCTCCGGCGGCGGCCGTGAACGGGTTCCCGCCCGCGGCCAGTGCCCCGACCAGCGCGAACTGCGAGGCCCCGGTGAACACCAGCAGGCTCAGCACGCACGCCTGGAGGGTGCTGACCCCGGATCCGGCGGCGGTCACCCCGAAGGCGAAGCCGGACAGCCCGACCGCCACTCCGACGCCGAGCGCGTCCCGGACCACGGCGGCGCGCGGCTTGTCCACTACGGGCGCGCCGGGAGCCTCCCCGCCGGGGGCCTCCCCGCCGGGGGTCTCCCGGTCGGGTTCTTCTCGTATGACCATCCGCTGTTCTCCCACGCCCCGAAAATTACGCGGCCCCCGCCATCCCGGTCTTGTACGTTCTTGCACCATGCACGAAGTGATCAAGGAAATGGCGCAGCGGCTGGCCGAGGTGCCCGGCGTGCGCGGAGTCATGCTCGGCGGCAGCCGGGCCCGCGGCGAGCACCACCCCGCATCGGACTGGGACCTCGGCGTCTACTACCGCGGCCCCCTCGACCTCGCCGCGCTCGGCGCACTGGCCGGCCCGGACGTGGAGGTGGCCGGCCCCGGCGGCTGGGGGCCCTGGGTCAACGGCGGCGCCTGGCTGCGCGTCGACGGGGTGGCGGTGGACTGGATCCTGCGCGACCTGGACCGGGTGGAACGGGTGTGGCAGGAGTGCCGCGAGGGCCGCTACGAGGTGGGCGTGCAGCCGGGACACCCGCTCGGCTTCTGGTCCCCCTGCTACCCGGGCGAGGTGGCCCTGGGCCAGGTCCTGGCGGACCCGACGGGCGAGCTGACCGCCCTGCGCACCACGGCCTCGGCCTACCCGGAACCCCTCCGCGAGGCCCTGATCGCCGGGGCGTGGGAGGCGGAGTTCCTCGCGGCGGGCGCCGCGAAGGGCGCGGCCCGCGCGGACGCCCTGTACGTCTCCCTGTGCCTGTCCAAGGCCTTCGGCATCCTGGTCCAGGCCCTGTACGCGGCGGACCGCCGCTGGTGCCTCAACGAGAAGGGCGCCCTGGCCGCCGCCGAGCTCCTGCCCTCGGCGCCCGCCGGTTTCGGCGACCGCGTACGGGCCCTGCTGGGCGCGCCGGGCACGACGCCCGAGTCCCTGACGGCCACCGTGACCGAGGCCCGGGCCCTGATCGAGGAGACCCGTGCGGGGCTGGTCTAGCTAGGGGGTGTCCCGCCGCCGCAGCGGCTCACCGAGCAACTCGGTGAGCCCCGCCTCTACGGCGGCGAGCAGTCCGGCGCCCCAGACGCACAGGGTCCGCTCCCAGGGGTGTCCGAAGGTGCCGAATCGCAGGTCGGGGTGGAGGTAGAGGTAGTAGTCGCCGTTCGGGTCGACCTGCCCGGGCCACTCGGGCTCGCCGGAACCGCCGACCCGGTGCGGGTCGAAGTCGTACCCGGTGTGCTGCCAGTCGAGCCAGTACAGCC
Protein-coding sequences here:
- the recX gene encoding recombination regulator RecX, which produces MWEQQSGGADGADGAEDRREGSRRGRREGGGRGGRRSEGWGDREGREGREARPELPPQSPEEQARAICLRLLTGMPRTRRQLADALAKRDIPEEVSEQVLSRFEEVGLIDDAAFAGAWVESRHRGRGLARRALAQELRTKGVAPTLVQEALEQLDSDQEEETARELVERKLRATRGLERDKRIRRLAGMLARKGYPEGMALRVVRRALEAEGEDPDGLMV
- the recA gene encoding recombinase RecA, with protein sequence MAAGNDREKALEAALAQIERQFGKGAVMRLGDKPNDPIEVIPTGSTALDIALGVGGLPRGRVIEVYGPESSGKTTLTLHAVANAQKAGGTVAFVDAEHALDPEYAKALGVDTDNLILSQPDTGEQALEIVDMLVRSGALDLIVIDSVAALVPRAEIEGEMGDSHVGLQARLMSQALRKITGALNQSKTTAIFINQLREKIGVMFGSPETTTGGRALKFYASVRLDIRRIETLKDGTDAVGNRTRVKVVKNKVAPPFKQAEFDILYGHGISREGGLIDMGVEHGFVRKAGAWYTYEGDQLGQGKENARKFLCDNPALSDEIERKIKEKLGVGIRKDAAATAAAAEAGADASAETAAVPAPASKAKTAVKAAVAKS
- a CDS encoding 2'-5' RNA ligase family protein, which translates into the protein MTDDTSSMFPAGRTALIVRMPEAEPVVRDWQERIDPATRAGAGVPAHVSVLYPFLQEHLIDASILAGIAATLSPHHAFDLRFERTGRFPGMLYLAPEPDAPLRRLTRAITGRWPDVRPYGGRYPDPVPHLTVAQRAPEADLDAAEADLNGRLPLTARARAVDLVAYDGTAWRERASFTLREPGK
- a CDS encoding Clp protease N-terminal domain-containing protein, translating into MTNPSVEPVRMTNPVRLDDLIEAIKKVHTDTLEQLSGAVVAAESLGDVADHLIGHFVDQARRSGASWTDIGRSMGVTRQAAQKRFVPKADKAGEGAEADAAQGFGRFTPRARNVVVTAQNEARAAGNAEIGAAHLILGLLADTESLASLVLRGQGVALEDVRAAATASLPAAAGEMPALVPFDATAKKALELTFRESLRLGHAYVGTEHILLALLELEDGEGVLSSLGVDKAATEAAVTDALESVLGDAGAQ
- a CDS encoding AI-2E family transporter, with amino-acid sequence MPRWLPRAVVLVLALVACFQLGSWAFHQLIGLLVNILIAFFLALAIEPAVARMAARGVRRGLATFLVFLGVFVGAAGFVVLLGSVLAAQIVDLVEGFPGYLDSLIGSINDTFHTDLSRLDIQDSLLHSDWLQKYVQNSASGVLDVSATVLGGLFKLLTIGLFSFYFAADGPRLRRALCSVLPPRKQAEVLRAWEIAVTKTGGYLYSRGLMALISGIAHYIVFAVLGVPYAPALAVWVGLVSQFIPTIGTYLAGALPMLLAFTVNPWYALYVLGFVVVYQQFENYVLQPKLTSKTVDIHPAVAFGSVIAGTALLGAVGALIAIPAVATMQAFLGAYVKRYAVTGEAAPGESGTGVTAPRRRRVRIPGRR
- a CDS encoding DUF3046 domain-containing protein, coding for MRLTIFWERMAEHFGAGYADSFARDHVMTELGGRTVHEALDAGWEAKDVWRAVCSAVDVPASLR
- a CDS encoding AzlD domain-containing protein encodes the protein MNVWIAIGLTVLGCYAVKLAGLLVPAGALERPAVRKLAALLPVALLAALTAQQTFATGQELVLDARAAGLAAAAVALLLRAPFLVVVAAAVAVTAGLRALGG
- a CDS encoding AzlC family ABC transporter permease — its product is MVIREEPDRETPGGEAPGGEAPGAPVVDKPRAAVVRDALGVGVAVGLSGFAFGVTAAGSGVSTLQACVLSLLVFTGASQFALVGALAAGGNPFTAAAGAFFLGTRNAFYGLRLSQLLALPKGVRPFAAHWVIDETTAVALAQPDRKSARLGFTVTGLSLYVLWNLTTLLGALGAEAIGDTRAWGLDAAGPAVFLALLAPMLKTGTERAVAALALVLGLGLLPVLPAGVPVLIAALAAPIVLWMKGRRS
- a CDS encoding nucleotidyltransferase domain-containing protein, encoding MHEVIKEMAQRLAEVPGVRGVMLGGSRARGEHHPASDWDLGVYYRGPLDLAALGALAGPDVEVAGPGGWGPWVNGGAWLRVDGVAVDWILRDLDRVERVWQECREGRYEVGVQPGHPLGFWSPCYPGEVALGQVLADPTGELTALRTTASAYPEPLREALIAGAWEAEFLAAGAAKGAARADALYVSLCLSKAFGILVQALYAADRRWCLNEKGALAAAELLPSAPAGFGDRVRALLGAPGTTPESLTATVTEARALIEETRAGLV